In Saccharicrinis fermentans DSM 9555 = JCM 21142, a genomic segment contains:
- the folP gene encoding dihydropteroate synthase — protein MEVILTDRSNSNDQAFFKLSRLNYFYIIELSYMDKKAQYLSTAHSINCNGRFINTSSPLVMGILNITPDSFFDGGKYNDHKFVLKRINGMLEEGADIIDIGAYSSRPGALDITEKEEQERLFSVLELIRNQFPEIILSVDTFRSGIAKGVVETFQVDIINDISAGEMDDKMFSTIAKLNVPYVMMHMKGTPQNMQQNVRYKNDVVFEVIDYLAEKKKRLDLLGVHDVIIDPGFGFGKSLDHNYELLNRLYEFRLLGLPILVGISRKSMIYKLLNSSPQEALNGTTALHMLALEKGANILRVHDVKEAKECIGLYEKLKSLH, from the coding sequence TTGGAAGTCATATTGACCGATCGTTCCAATAGTAATGACCAGGCATTTTTTAAATTATCACGATTAAACTACTTTTACATCATAGAACTGTCGTACATGGATAAAAAAGCACAATATTTAAGCACCGCTCATTCCATAAACTGTAATGGTCGCTTTATAAATACATCGAGCCCGTTGGTAATGGGTATTTTAAATATAACGCCCGATTCTTTTTTTGATGGTGGTAAATACAATGATCATAAGTTTGTTCTGAAAAGGATCAATGGTATGTTGGAGGAAGGAGCTGATATCATTGACATTGGGGCATATTCATCCCGTCCCGGAGCTTTGGATATTACGGAGAAAGAAGAACAAGAGCGATTGTTTTCTGTTTTGGAATTAATTAGAAATCAGTTTCCTGAAATTATTCTTTCAGTGGATACATTTCGTTCTGGAATCGCCAAAGGGGTGGTGGAAACTTTTCAGGTGGATATTATTAATGATATTTCGGCAGGGGAAATGGATGATAAGATGTTTTCTACCATTGCCAAGCTGAATGTGCCTTATGTTATGATGCATATGAAAGGAACACCACAGAATATGCAGCAAAATGTGAGGTATAAAAATGATGTTGTCTTTGAGGTAATTGATTATTTGGCAGAAAAGAAAAAGAGGCTAGATTTACTGGGAGTGCACGATGTTATCATTGATCCTGGTTTCGGATTTGGGAAATCATTGGATCATAATTATGAATTACTTAATCGACTCTATGAGTTTAGATTGTTGGGGCTACCCATATTGGTTGGTATATCGCGAAAATCAATGATATATAAACTATTGAATAGCTCACCCCAAGAAGCTTTAAACGGAACCACTGCCTTGCATATGTTGGCTTTGGAGAAGGGAGCCAATATTTTACGAGTGCATGATGTAAAAGAAGCCAAAGAATGTATTGGTCTATATGAAAAATTAAAGAGTTTGCATTAA
- the cdaA gene encoding diadenylate cyclase CdaA: MTFLDIRFIDLIDITLVAYLMYRLYKLIRGTVAQNIFFGLFAFIAFWLFIKFLNMELSTAIIDNIVNVGVIALIVVFQQEIRRFFLLLGTKYNIANRFSFEKIFSTPSTGVMNIYNKPIVRTCQNLAKTKTGALIVISKKSELLDYVQTGELVNAVISSRLLENIFFKNSPLHDGAVIVAQNKIKAAGCILPVSQSFDLPKKLGLRHRAALGVTEATDASAIVVSEETGKISYFHAGEINHGVTPDELEKLLAQEY; encoded by the coding sequence ATGACATTTTTAGATATACGCTTCATTGACTTAATTGATATTACTCTTGTGGCATACTTGATGTATCGGCTCTATAAGCTGATTAGAGGTACGGTGGCGCAAAATATCTTTTTTGGATTGTTTGCTTTTATTGCATTTTGGCTCTTTATCAAGTTTTTGAATATGGAGCTGTCAACCGCTATTATTGATAACATCGTTAACGTTGGTGTTATTGCTTTAATTGTGGTATTTCAACAAGAAATAAGACGTTTTTTTCTACTTTTAGGAACCAAATATAATATAGCCAACCGTTTTTCATTTGAAAAAATATTTTCGACACCCTCAACAGGTGTGATGAATATTTATAACAAACCCATTGTGCGAACTTGTCAGAATTTGGCTAAAACAAAGACAGGAGCACTGATTGTTATTTCTAAAAAATCAGAATTGCTGGATTATGTGCAGACCGGTGAATTGGTTAATGCCGTGATTTCAAGTCGACTATTAGAGAATATATTTTTTAAAAATAGTCCATTACACGATGGAGCGGTCATTGTTGCTCAGAATAAAATTAAAGCAGCAGGTTGTATATTGCCTGTTTCGCAGAGCTTTGACTTGCCTAAAAAACTAGGTTTAAGACATCGGGCGGCACTAGGGGTAACGGAAGCAACTGATGCCTCGGCAATTGTGGTGTCAGAAGAAACAGGTAAAATTTCTTATTTTCATGCAGGCGAAATAAACCATGGTGTAACCCCAGATGAATTAGAAAAGCTTTTAGCCCAAGAATATTAA
- a CDS encoding glycosyltransferase, with product MPKYSVIIPVYNRPQEIDELLHSLTRVHYKDFEVIVIEDGSTLSAESVCIQYQHQLHLRYQFQENTGPGPARNKGAELATGEYFLFFDSDCLIPPAYFNYVDSHLNKVDCFGGPDKAHASFNTIQKAISYSMTSTLTTGGIRGGEKKLDTFYPRSFNMGIKKDVFRSLGGFERLRFGEDLDFSMRILEAGYSTKLINEAAVFHKRRNNFRSFFKQVFNSGIARINLQYRHPGSLKLVHAIPAMFTLGYAIYILIGFFVPILLPLTLLPWLIFFIDAAIQTKSIRVAMSASVAAMVQIVGYGSGFLTAIFKRMIFKRKEFTAYEKNFYN from the coding sequence ATGCCCAAGTATTCTGTAATTATTCCGGTTTATAACCGCCCTCAGGAAATAGATGAATTACTACATAGTTTAACACGCGTTCACTATAAAGATTTTGAAGTGATCGTTATAGAAGATGGTTCCACATTATCTGCAGAAAGCGTGTGTATACAGTATCAACATCAACTCCATTTAAGGTATCAATTTCAAGAAAATACGGGGCCTGGTCCAGCTCGAAATAAAGGAGCAGAACTGGCTACAGGTGAATATTTTTTATTTTTTGATTCAGACTGCCTGATTCCTCCTGCGTATTTTAACTATGTGGACAGTCATCTGAATAAGGTAGATTGTTTTGGAGGACCTGACAAGGCACATGCATCATTTAATACCATTCAGAAAGCAATCAGTTATTCCATGACCTCCACATTAACAACAGGGGGCATTAGAGGAGGGGAAAAAAAATTAGATACGTTTTATCCACGTAGTTTTAATATGGGTATTAAAAAGGATGTTTTTAGAAGCCTAGGAGGATTTGAACGACTTCGCTTTGGTGAAGATCTTGATTTTAGCATGCGTATTTTAGAGGCAGGATACAGCACTAAACTCATTAATGAAGCAGCAGTATTTCATAAACGCAGAAATAATTTCCGATCATTTTTTAAACAAGTCTTCAATTCTGGAATTGCAAGAATTAATTTACAATACCGTCATCCGGGATCACTAAAATTGGTTCATGCAATCCCTGCCATGTTTACTTTGGGTTACGCTATTTATATCCTAATTGGATTCTTTGTACCTATTCTACTGCCACTTACGCTACTACCATGGCTTATTTTTTTTATAGACGCTGCCATTCAAACAAAAAGTATAAGAGTTGCCATGAGTGCCAGTGTAGCCGCAATGGTTCAGATTGTTGGATATGGATCAGGATTTTTGACCGCCATATTCAAGCGTATGATCTTCAAAAGAAAGGAATTTACTGCCTATGAGAAAAACTTTTATAACTAA
- a CDS encoding TolC family protein → MMDTKQTIIVTLLLYFITNLSVKAQDSASIFTLHEILEIANNNNTEIRKSLYDIESAKADNQKARATYLPSVEVSGTYYSTTDPLNAFGFKLQQAIVTQADFNPDELNDPGNINNFHTQIKVEQPFINVDAWMGKNAAIKKVKAIHLKSEYTKKHIHYVLKQTYYALQLAKGRITVIEKARKASEAYLKMAQDNMEQGYMKEADVLAIKVRTLELEAQLKAAINQEQSMKESLNFLIGRDIHLPLEVADSIHKVDFSFTGFNSVNNRADVLAMQYGMEARRLMKKSDAFSFAPRINAFALYNMYDADLGGFDADSYMFGIHLQWKLFNGGKNIGKFNKSKAAFHKSEIEYKEYLDKGNMELLQAQRDIAVNESQLITYKTAAEQARESLRIRTNRYKEGMERTSDLLMAEATSAENELKHLNAIYNYNISVFRYELLSSESTQYTNN, encoded by the coding sequence ATGATGGATACAAAACAAACAATAATCGTTACCCTATTGCTGTACTTTATCACGAATTTATCAGTAAAAGCGCAGGATTCAGCGAGCATTTTCACGCTGCATGAAATTTTAGAAATAGCGAATAATAACAACACAGAAATACGAAAGAGTTTATACGACATCGAAAGTGCAAAGGCTGATAATCAAAAAGCAAGAGCCACCTATTTACCTTCAGTGGAAGTTTCAGGCACCTATTATTCTACGACGGATCCTTTGAATGCTTTTGGATTCAAATTGCAGCAAGCCATTGTTACGCAAGCAGATTTTAACCCCGATGAATTAAATGATCCGGGAAATATAAATAATTTTCATACACAAATTAAGGTAGAGCAACCATTCATTAATGTAGATGCATGGATGGGAAAGAATGCCGCTATAAAAAAAGTAAAAGCGATCCATTTAAAAAGTGAATACACTAAAAAGCATATTCATTATGTATTGAAACAAACGTATTACGCCTTACAGTTGGCAAAAGGAAGAATAACAGTAATTGAAAAAGCACGCAAAGCTTCGGAGGCTTATTTAAAAATGGCACAAGACAACATGGAACAAGGGTATATGAAAGAAGCGGATGTATTGGCCATAAAAGTAAGGACCTTGGAACTGGAGGCACAATTAAAAGCCGCAATAAACCAAGAACAATCCATGAAAGAATCCCTTAACTTTCTAATAGGAAGAGATATTCATTTACCCTTAGAGGTTGCTGACTCAATTCACAAAGTAGATTTTTCCTTTACTGGCTTTAACTCGGTAAATAACAGAGCAGATGTACTGGCAATGCAGTATGGCATGGAAGCCAGACGGCTGATGAAAAAAAGCGACGCATTTAGCTTTGCCCCCAGGATTAACGCTTTTGCTTTATATAATATGTACGATGCAGATCTGGGTGGTTTTGATGCCGACAGCTATATGTTCGGTATTCATCTACAGTGGAAATTATTTAATGGCGGAAAAAACATTGGTAAATTCAATAAATCAAAGGCCGCGTTTCATAAATCAGAAATAGAATATAAGGAATACCTGGACAAAGGAAATATGGAACTTTTGCAGGCTCAAAGAGATATTGCAGTAAACGAAAGTCAATTAATAACTTATAAAACAGCAGCAGAACAAGCGCGTGAATCATTACGAATTAGAACGAATCGCTATAAAGAAGGAATGGAAAGAACTTCTGACTTATTAATGGCTGAGGCTACATCAGCCGAAAATGAGTTGAAACACTTGAACGCCATCTATAATTATAATATTTCTGTATTCCGGTATGAGCTACTATCTTCGGAATCAACACAATATACTAACAATTAA
- a CDS encoding septation protein IspZ yields the protein MNVIDLIKKLLPGLAPLIIFVIADSIWGTEIGLLFAIGLGIIEIVYSFIQKQKPDKFILFDVGLLVIMGGISLLLEDDLFFKLKPGVIGSILCALLGISAYGKHNLMMAMSGRYLKGIQINQWQQYEMLKSMKVLFWIFVLHTILVFVAAIAMSKNMWVTISGPGFYILFGLYFIFELYKKRRAQSKYKNEEWLPIVNNEGVIEGKMPRSIAHNGSMILHPVVHVQVLNSKGELYLQKRAHHKLIQPGKWDTAVGGHVAADESVDTAMKREAQEEIGLQGFSVTAFKQYKWKSEIEQELVFAFVSITDKPINVNHLEVDEGRFWTIREIERCLGKGILTPNFEYEFEMLKTYLQRQSK from the coding sequence ATGAATGTCATTGATCTTATCAAAAAACTACTACCCGGACTAGCCCCACTCATCATTTTTGTTATTGCAGATAGTATTTGGGGTACAGAAATTGGTTTACTGTTTGCCATCGGTTTAGGGATAATAGAAATTGTTTACAGCTTCATTCAAAAGCAAAAACCAGATAAATTTATTTTATTTGATGTTGGTCTACTGGTAATTATGGGCGGAATATCTTTGCTGTTAGAAGATGATTTGTTTTTTAAACTTAAACCCGGTGTCATTGGAAGTATTTTATGCGCGCTACTTGGTATTTCTGCTTATGGAAAACACAATTTAATGATGGCCATGAGTGGTCGGTATTTAAAAGGTATTCAAATAAATCAATGGCAACAGTATGAAATGCTGAAGAGTATGAAGGTTTTATTTTGGATTTTCGTACTACATACTATTTTGGTTTTTGTTGCGGCCATTGCTATGAGTAAAAATATGTGGGTAACTATTAGTGGACCTGGTTTTTATATCTTATTTGGATTGTATTTTATTTTTGAATTGTATAAAAAACGTAGGGCACAAAGTAAATATAAAAACGAAGAATGGCTGCCTATCGTAAATAACGAGGGAGTAATAGAAGGCAAAATGCCTCGTAGTATCGCCCATAATGGTTCTATGATTTTGCATCCGGTAGTTCATGTGCAAGTACTTAATTCTAAGGGAGAGCTGTATCTACAAAAGCGTGCGCATCATAAATTGATTCAGCCCGGAAAATGGGATACAGCTGTGGGAGGCCATGTTGCTGCTGATGAATCGGTTGATACGGCCATGAAAAGAGAAGCGCAGGAAGAAATAGGATTGCAAGGTTTTTCAGTAACAGCCTTTAAGCAGTATAAATGGAAAAGTGAAATAGAACAGGAGTTGGTTTTTGCTTTTGTTTCGATAACTGACAAGCCTATAAATGTTAATCATTTAGAAGTGGATGAAGGAAGGTTCTGGACCATCAGGGAAATTGAACGCTGTTTAGGAAAAGGCATTTTAACACCCAACTTTGAGTATGAATTCGAGATGCTTAAGACCTACTTGCAAAGACAAAGTAAATAG
- a CDS encoding TIGR01777 family oxidoreductase codes for MKICLTGGTGFLGSRISLFFKENGFEVVNITRQDFKESPNAIANIIEGADMLINLAGAPIFKKWTSRYKRIIHDSRVHTTQKLVEAVGLVNHKPAIVLSCSAVGIYDDIYEHDEFSDRFGNDFLASVCKEWEAALVPLLSMDIKLAVMRIGVVLDHKQGALAKMLPSFKMGLGAVVGNGLQPFPCIHINDFLSAIWYILKNPESNGVYNLVAPDIVSNRYFSKKLGEKLKRPVFMKASASMMKLVLGDGASVLTKGQKVKPQRLLDLNFPFQFPTVDDMLNDLVSK; via the coding sequence ATGAAGATTTGCTTGACCGGAGGAACTGGTTTTTTAGGTTCCAGAATTAGTCTTTTTTTTAAAGAAAATGGATTTGAGGTAGTAAATATAACCCGTCAAGATTTTAAGGAAAGTCCCAACGCAATTGCCAATATTATTGAAGGGGCAGATATGTTAATTAATCTGGCTGGTGCTCCTATTTTTAAAAAATGGACATCTCGTTACAAAAGGATTATTCACGACAGCAGGGTGCATACCACCCAAAAACTGGTTGAAGCTGTTGGATTGGTTAATCACAAACCCGCAATTGTTCTTTCTTGTTCTGCGGTGGGCATATATGATGACATATATGAACATGATGAATTTTCAGACAGATTTGGTAATGATTTTTTAGCATCAGTCTGTAAGGAGTGGGAAGCAGCTTTGGTGCCATTATTGTCCATGGATATTAAGTTGGCCGTTATGCGTATTGGCGTAGTATTAGACCATAAGCAAGGAGCTTTAGCCAAGATGTTACCTAGCTTTAAGATGGGATTGGGTGCTGTTGTGGGGAATGGATTGCAGCCTTTTCCTTGTATTCATATCAATGATTTTCTTTCTGCAATTTGGTATATTCTTAAAAATCCTGAATCAAATGGTGTTTATAATTTAGTGGCGCCAGATATTGTCTCTAATCGATATTTCTCAAAAAAATTAGGTGAAAAACTAAAGCGTCCTGTTTTTATGAAAGCTTCTGCCTCTATGATGAAGTTGGTATTGGGAGATGGAGCTAGCGTACTAACAAAGGGACAAAAAGTAAAGCCTCAGCGCTTGCTGGATTTGAATTTTCCCTTTCAATTTCCTACTGTAGATGATATGCTAAACGATTTGGTAAGTAAGTGA
- a CDS encoding RNA polymerase sigma factor — protein MKNIQRMSDDELVKSFMSGQEDCLHVLMSRHKNKIYSYILMMVKQQELAEDVFQDTFIKVLQNLKRGKYVENGRFPSWVMRIAHNLIIDFYRKQKHMQVVSNDANNYDLLNSAKYSEANVEDKMVYSQVLTEVVELLEQLPDKQKEVVRLRHFMGLSFKEIAEETGVSINTALGRMRYALINMRAMVEEKNISLTI, from the coding sequence ATGAAAAACATTCAGAGAATGTCTGATGATGAATTGGTAAAGTCGTTCATGTCAGGGCAAGAAGATTGTTTGCACGTTCTAATGAGTCGGCATAAGAATAAAATCTATTCGTATATTTTAATGATGGTCAAGCAGCAAGAATTGGCCGAAGATGTCTTTCAGGACACCTTTATTAAGGTGCTTCAAAACCTGAAAAGGGGAAAATATGTTGAAAATGGTAGGTTTCCTTCTTGGGTGATGAGAATTGCTCACAATTTAATCATTGATTTTTATCGTAAGCAGAAGCACATGCAAGTGGTAAGTAATGATGCCAACAATTACGATCTATTAAACTCTGCCAAATATTCAGAGGCCAATGTAGAAGATAAAATGGTATATTCTCAGGTTTTAACTGAGGTGGTGGAATTGTTGGAGCAATTGCCAGACAAACAAAAGGAAGTTGTGCGTTTAAGGCATTTTATGGGCTTGAGCTTTAAAGAGATAGCTGAAGAGACCGGAGTGAGTATAAATACTGCGCTTGGAAGAATGCGCTACGCCTTGATTAATATGCGTGCCATGGTGGAAGAAAAAAATATTTCACTAACAATTTGA
- a CDS encoding 6-phosphofructokinase: MNKNKLTIGILTGGGDVPGLNPAIRAVTLRAIREGYKVIGIKNGWKGAISIDRSKSVEEQTYCIPLTELTVNKIGRTGGTFLHSSRTKATKVALNEVPEHLKSIYKDEFNDLTNEAVANLKHIGIDYLIPIGGDDTLSYAVRLHQEGIKVVGIPKTMDGDVPGTEYCIGFSTCVTRTIELTHELRTCAGSHERFLVLEVFGRNAGFSALLPTIGGAADRCVIPEYSINTEKLTALMVEDRRNNPSNYSVVLVSEGASFDGSEIVYANAETDAFGHKKLGGIGEQIGNELKKHSSKYNNGHEINIIHQKLGYLVRSGQPDALDSIIPTTYGNMALDLIKKGVSGCMVCVKDGKFDYVPIETVQKNERGESIKKVNVAKYYDTNRYRPIYQDIIGSPMLFLTKD, encoded by the coding sequence ATGAATAAAAATAAACTAACCATAGGTATACTTACCGGAGGAGGTGATGTGCCTGGTCTTAATCCTGCCATTAGAGCAGTAACACTGCGAGCTATTCGTGAAGGTTATAAGGTAATAGGAATTAAAAATGGATGGAAAGGAGCTATAAGTATTGACCGATCTAAATCCGTTGAAGAACAAACATACTGTATTCCTCTAACAGAACTGACGGTCAATAAAATTGGTCGTACTGGAGGTACCTTTTTGCATTCCAGCAGAACCAAGGCCACTAAGGTGGCATTGAATGAAGTACCCGAACACCTAAAGTCCATTTATAAAGATGAGTTTAATGATCTAACAAATGAAGCCGTTGCGAATTTAAAACACATCGGTATTGACTATCTGATTCCAATTGGCGGAGATGACACCTTAAGTTATGCGGTTCGATTGCATCAGGAGGGTATCAAGGTAGTTGGCATTCCCAAAACTATGGATGGTGATGTACCTGGAACTGAATATTGTATTGGTTTTAGCACTTGTGTTACTCGAACCATTGAATTAACCCATGAACTAAGAACATGTGCAGGCTCCCACGAGCGTTTTTTGGTTTTAGAAGTATTTGGACGAAACGCAGGATTTTCAGCTTTGCTCCCGACAATTGGTGGTGCTGCCGACCGTTGCGTGATACCTGAATATTCCATAAACACCGAAAAGTTAACCGCATTAATGGTAGAAGATCGAAGAAATAACCCCAGCAATTATTCTGTTGTCTTGGTATCTGAAGGCGCATCTTTTGATGGCTCCGAAATTGTATACGCCAATGCAGAAACAGATGCGTTTGGACATAAAAAACTTGGAGGAATAGGTGAGCAGATAGGTAACGAACTAAAAAAACACTCTTCTAAGTACAATAATGGACACGAAATCAATATCATACATCAAAAACTAGGATATCTTGTTCGTTCAGGGCAACCAGATGCTTTAGATTCGATTATTCCAACAACTTATGGCAATATGGCACTTGACTTAATAAAAAAAGGAGTGTCTGGATGTATGGTTTGTGTAAAAGATGGAAAATTTGATTATGTTCCCATTGAAACGGTTCAAAAAAATGAAAGAGGAGAAAGCATAAAAAAGGTAAACGTAGCCAAATATTACGACACCAATAGATATAGACCTATTTACCAAGACATAATAGGCTCTCCCATGTTATTCTTAACCAAAGATTGA
- the asnB gene encoding asparagine synthase B, with protein sequence MPTLIKYNNYNILKSSDHMCGFAVYTGSDMMDKLLFASEFNRIEYRGPDNSIIRDLGKEGWMGFHRLSIMDVSSNGNQPLVYKNINLVCNGEVYNFQQLRKKYEHKYEFKSTSDCEVIIPLFLDKGIEETAKSLDAEFVFVIYDSVAKKYFAARDPIGIRPLFYGYSAQGEIMFSSEMKTLHPLCQEIKPFPPGHYYADGKFVCYKDISKVEKFVDHDLDEILKNINKKLTVGIEKRLQADVPVGFLCSGGLDSSLVCAVAAKMLDKPIKTFAVGIEDDPIDTKYARIVADYLGADHTEVLFTRQQIFDTLSTLIYNTETWDITTIRASMGMYLICKYISENTDVKVLMTGEIADEILGYKYTDFAPTPEAFQQEAEKRIREIHMYDVLRADRCISSCGLEARVPFGDLDFVDYIMSIDPAKKMNTYGEGKYLLRAAFEGDYLPQEILHRDKAAFSDAVGHSSVDYLKAYAEEMYTDDDLENAKTKYPSNTPFTKESLMYRDIFEKHFPGRDQVIKSFWMPNKEWENCDVDDPSARVLPNYGKSGE encoded by the coding sequence ATGCCCACATTAATAAAATACAACAACTATAATATATTAAAATCATCAGACCATATGTGCGGATTTGCAGTTTACACAGGAAGTGATATGATGGACAAACTATTGTTTGCCAGTGAGTTTAACAGAATTGAATACAGAGGTCCGGATAATTCTATCATCCGAGACCTGGGAAAAGAAGGATGGATGGGCTTCCATCGCTTGAGTATTATGGATGTTTCAAGCAACGGAAATCAGCCCCTTGTGTACAAAAATATTAATTTAGTATGTAATGGTGAGGTTTATAATTTTCAACAACTACGCAAAAAGTATGAACATAAATATGAATTCAAATCAACGAGTGATTGTGAAGTAATCATTCCTTTATTCTTAGACAAAGGAATTGAAGAAACAGCAAAATCTTTAGATGCTGAATTTGTATTTGTGATATATGATTCTGTGGCAAAGAAATATTTTGCAGCCAGAGATCCCATTGGAATTCGCCCTTTGTTTTATGGTTATTCGGCACAGGGTGAAATTATGTTTTCCAGTGAAATGAAGACATTACATCCTCTTTGTCAGGAAATAAAACCATTTCCTCCGGGGCATTATTATGCAGACGGAAAATTTGTTTGTTATAAAGATATATCTAAAGTTGAAAAATTCGTAGATCACGATTTAGACGAGATCTTAAAAAACATCAACAAGAAATTAACTGTTGGTATTGAAAAAAGATTACAGGCAGATGTTCCGGTGGGTTTTCTTTGTAGTGGAGGATTGGACTCCAGTTTAGTTTGTGCTGTTGCGGCGAAAATGCTAGATAAGCCTATCAAAACCTTTGCTGTGGGTATTGAAGATGATCCCATTGATACTAAATATGCCAGAATAGTAGCGGATTATCTGGGTGCAGACCATACTGAAGTATTGTTTACACGACAACAGATATTTGATACGTTAAGTACGCTGATATATAATACAGAAACGTGGGATATCACCACCATTAGAGCATCTATGGGTATGTACCTAATTTGTAAGTACATTAGTGAAAACACGGATGTAAAAGTATTGATGACAGGTGAAATTGCAGATGAGATTCTGGGTTATAAATATACTGACTTCGCTCCCACCCCTGAGGCTTTTCAACAAGAAGCCGAAAAGCGAATTCGTGAAATCCATATGTACGATGTACTAAGAGCTGACAGATGCATTTCATCCTGTGGCCTTGAAGCGCGTGTACCATTTGGAGATTTAGATTTTGTGGATTATATCATGAGTATTGATCCCGCCAAAAAAATGAATACATATGGAGAAGGTAAATATTTGTTACGTGCAGCCTTTGAAGGTGATTACCTGCCTCAGGAAATTCTACATCGCGACAAGGCGGCATTCTCCGATGCTGTTGGACATAGTTCGGTTGATTATTTAAAAGCATATGCTGAAGAAATGTACACAGACGATGATTTGGAAAATGCAAAAACAAAGTATCCAAGCAATACTCCTTTCACAAAAGAATCTTTGATGTATCGTGATATCTTTGAAAAACATTTCCCAGGAAGAGATCAGGTCATTAAGTCATTTTGGATGCCTAACAAAGAATGGGAGAACTGTGATGTGGACGATCCTAGTGCACGTGTTCTTCCGAACTACGGTAAGAGTGGTGAATAA